One genomic window of Lysobacterales bacterium includes the following:
- the gcvP gene encoding aminomethyl-transferring glycine dehydrogenase, giving the protein MPTMSHTTLRDLEHHDGFVERHIGPNDAEIAHMLGVIGYDSLEAMTDAIVPASIKSARPLDLPAPVTEVEAIAKIRAIAARNQVFRSFIGQGYYGTHTPNVILRNILENPAWYTAYTPYQAEISQGRMEALINFQTMCAELTGMEIANASLLDEGTAAAEAMTLARRSARSKSDTFLVAGDTHPQTLEVLRTRAEPLGISLEVVRSTEAFHAALAEGDYFGVLVQYPASSGWIEDWSRDAEVIHSHDALFVVATDLLALTLLKPPGEMGADIVVGNSQRFGVPFGFGGPHAAFMACKDAFKRSMPGRLIGVSVDAEGKPAYRLTLQTREQHIRREKATSNICTAQVLLAVMASMYAVYHGPEGLARIARRVSRLTAILAAGLRELGHSVVHGSAFDTLCIAPGDAGPGILARVESNRANLRVRGDGSICISLDETTTREDIALLWRIFAPSDDAVLPSVDALDGTAPDLIPESLRRRSTFLQHPVFNTHHSEHEMLRYMRALADKDLAMDRTMIPLGSCTMKLNATAEMIPVTWPEFANIHPLAPAWQTEGYRQLIGELEAMLVECTGYDAVSLQPNSGAQGEYAGLLAIRAYHKANGQPQRDICLIPESAHGTNPASAQMCGMTVVVTKCDARGNVDVADLREKAARHADRLAALMVTYPSTHGVFEEDIVEICEIIHGHGGQVYTDGANLNALVGVAKPGQWGSDVSHLNLHKTFCIPHGGGGPGVGPCAVKAHLAPYLPRTFGGEGEVGMVSAASFGSASILPISWMYITLMGAAGLRRATQVALLSANYVSRRLADHYRTLYAGRNDLVAHECILDLRPLEKATGVSAEDVAKRLIDFGFHAPTLSFPVAGTLMVEPTESESLHELDRFIDAMIQIRDEIRAIEDGRLDREDNPLRNAPHTATMAIAGEWRHAYPRELAVFPLPVLMQHKYWPPVARVDNVHGDKNVFCACIPIHAYQEPART; this is encoded by the coding sequence ATGCCAACGATGAGCCACACCACCCTGCGGGACCTGGAACACCACGACGGCTTCGTCGAGCGCCACATCGGCCCGAACGACGCCGAAATCGCGCACATGCTCGGCGTGATCGGCTACGACTCGCTGGAGGCGATGACCGATGCCATCGTTCCCGCCTCCATCAAGTCCGCGAGGCCGCTCGACCTGCCCGCGCCGGTCACCGAGGTCGAGGCGATCGCCAAGATCCGCGCCATCGCCGCGCGCAACCAGGTGTTCCGAAGCTTCATCGGCCAGGGCTACTACGGCACCCACACCCCCAACGTCATCCTGCGCAACATCCTCGAGAACCCGGCCTGGTACACGGCCTACACGCCCTACCAGGCGGAGATCTCGCAGGGCCGCATGGAGGCGCTGATCAACTTCCAGACCATGTGCGCGGAACTCACGGGCATGGAGATCGCCAACGCCTCCCTGCTCGACGAGGGCACCGCGGCGGCCGAGGCCATGACCCTGGCCAGGCGTTCCGCGAGGTCGAAGTCGGATACTTTCCTGGTCGCCGGCGACACCCATCCGCAGACCCTGGAGGTGCTTCGCACCCGCGCCGAGCCGCTGGGCATCTCGCTCGAGGTGGTGCGCTCCACGGAGGCTTTCCACGCCGCCCTCGCCGAGGGCGACTATTTCGGCGTGCTGGTCCAGTACCCGGCCTCCAGCGGCTGGATCGAGGACTGGAGCCGCGACGCCGAGGTCATCCACTCGCACGACGCGCTGTTCGTGGTCGCCACCGACCTGCTGGCGCTGACCCTGCTCAAGCCGCCCGGTGAGATGGGCGCCGACATCGTGGTCGGCAACTCGCAGCGCTTCGGCGTGCCATTCGGCTTCGGCGGACCCCATGCCGCCTTCATGGCGTGCAAGGACGCGTTCAAGCGCTCGATGCCAGGGCGCCTGATCGGCGTCTCCGTCGACGCCGAGGGCAAGCCCGCCTACCGGCTCACCCTGCAGACCCGCGAGCAGCACATCCGCCGCGAGAAGGCCACGTCCAACATCTGCACCGCGCAGGTGCTGCTTGCGGTGATGGCCTCCATGTACGCGGTCTACCACGGCCCGGAGGGCCTGGCACGCATCGCACGGCGCGTCTCGCGCCTCACCGCCATCCTGGCCGCCGGCCTGCGCGAGCTGGGCCATTCAGTGGTGCACGGCAGCGCCTTCGACACCCTGTGCATCGCGCCCGGCGACGCCGGCCCGGGCATTCTGGCCCGCGTCGAGTCGAACCGCGCCAACCTGCGCGTGCGCGGCGACGGTTCGATCTGCATCTCGCTCGACGAGACCACCACCCGCGAGGACATCGCCCTGCTCTGGCGCATCTTCGCGCCCTCCGACGATGCCGTCCTGCCGTCGGTGGATGCCCTCGACGGCACCGCCCCCGACCTGATCCCCGAGTCGCTGCGCCGGCGCTCGACATTCCTGCAGCACCCGGTGTTCAACACCCACCATAGCGAGCACGAGATGCTGCGCTACATGCGCGCCCTGGCCGACAAGGACCTGGCCATGGACCGGACCATGATCCCGCTGGGCTCGTGCACCATGAAGCTCAACGCCACCGCGGAGATGATCCCGGTCACCTGGCCTGAGTTCGCCAATATCCATCCGCTGGCCCCGGCCTGGCAGACCGAGGGTTACCGCCAGCTCATCGGCGAACTCGAGGCCATGCTGGTGGAGTGCACCGGCTACGACGCGGTCAGCCTGCAGCCCAACTCGGGCGCCCAGGGCGAGTACGCCGGTCTGCTTGCGATCCGCGCCTACCACAAGGCCAATGGCCAGCCGCAACGCGACATCTGCCTGATCCCGGAATCGGCACATGGCACCAACCCCGCCAGCGCCCAGATGTGCGGGATGACGGTGGTGGTGACCAAGTGCGACGCGCGCGGCAACGTCGATGTCGCCGACCTGCGCGAGAAGGCCGCCAGGCACGCCGACCGCCTGGCCGCCCTGATGGTCACCTACCCGTCCACACACGGCGTGTTCGAGGAGGACATCGTCGAGATCTGCGAGATCATCCACGGTCACGGCGGCCAGGTGTACACCGACGGCGCCAACCTCAATGCCCTGGTCGGCGTCGCCAAGCCCGGCCAGTGGGGTTCGGACGTCAGCCACCTCAACCTGCACAAGACCTTCTGCATCCCGCACGGCGGCGGCGGACCGGGCGTCGGCCCCTGCGCGGTGAAGGCGCACCTGGCGCCCTACCTGCCGCGCACCTTCGGCGGCGAGGGCGAGGTGGGCATGGTCTCCGCAGCAAGTTTCGGGTCTGCCTCGATCCTGCCGATCAGCTGGATGTACATCACCCTGATGGGCGCGGCCGGCCTGCGCCGCGCCACGCAGGTCGCGCTGCTGAGCGCCAACTACGTGTCCAGGCGCCTGGCCGACCACTACCGCACGCTCTACGCCGGCCGCAACGACCTGGTGGCGCACGAGTGCATCCTGGATCTGCGTCCCCTGGAGAAGGCGACCGGCGTCAGCGCCGAAGACGTGGCCAAGCGCCTGATCGACTTCGGCTTCCACGCGCCGACCCTGAGCTTCCCGGTCGCCGGCACCTTGATGGTCGAGCCGACCGAGAGCGAGAGCCTGCACGAACTCGACCGCTTCATCGATGCGATGATCCAGATCCGCGACGAGATCCGGGCGATCGAGGACGGCCGCCTGGATCGCGAGGACAACCCGCTGCGCAACGCCCCGCACACCGCGACCATGGCGATTGCCGGCGAATGGCGGCATGCCTACCCGCGTGAGCTGGCCGTGTTCCCGCTGCCGGTGCTTATGCAGCACAAGTACTGGCCGCCGGTGGCGCGCGTCGACAACGTGCATGGCGACAAGAACGTGTTCTGCGCGTGCATCCCGATTCACGCATACCAGGAGCCCGCCCGGACCTGA
- a CDS encoding TlpA family protein disulfide reductase: MPSLGPLPWTVLEVGLAAAVALVLGHCLAGPEPGDRRRARDLILNLALLAVLAARLSFVAVHAGDYLVEPTALLRIGDGGFLPWVGIGVALLAGIWFTRGNGRLRQAAALAATAGLLAWLLAGLATARLQVSAALPDLLLTRVAGEPARLAALADGRPLVVNLWATWCPPCRRELPVLARAQGSHPDIAIVLVNQGESEQEVRAFLAGEPSAPDNALMLIDTGSSMMAALGARALPVTLFFDAEGRQVGSHVGELTRATLAVRLQRLREAARGPRPQR; the protein is encoded by the coding sequence GTGCCGAGCCTGGGGCCGCTGCCCTGGACCGTGCTCGAGGTCGGCCTGGCCGCGGCAGTTGCGCTGGTCCTCGGCCACTGTCTGGCCGGCCCGGAACCCGGCGACCGCCGTCGCGCGCGAGACCTGATCCTCAACCTGGCGCTGCTCGCGGTGCTGGCGGCGCGGCTGTCCTTCGTCGCCGTTCATGCCGGTGACTATCTCGTCGAGCCGACCGCTCTGCTGCGCATCGGCGATGGCGGCTTCCTGCCTTGGGTGGGAATCGGCGTCGCGCTGCTGGCCGGGATCTGGTTCACGCGTGGCAACGGACGACTGCGTCAGGCGGCGGCCCTGGCCGCCACGGCCGGCCTGCTGGCGTGGTTGCTGGCCGGACTGGCGACCGCGCGCCTGCAGGTGTCTGCCGCGCTGCCGGACCTGCTCCTGACGCGAGTGGCGGGGGAGCCGGCACGCCTCGCGGCCCTGGCCGACGGCCGGCCCCTGGTGGTGAACCTCTGGGCCACCTGGTGTCCACCCTGTCGCCGGGAACTGCCGGTGCTGGCAAGGGCCCAGGGGAGCCATCCCGACATCGCCATCGTCCTGGTGAACCAGGGCGAGTCCGAGCAGGAGGTCCGCGCTTTTCTTGCCGGCGAGCCGTCCGCGCCGGACAACGCGCTCATGTTGATCGACACCGGATCTTCGATGATGGCGGCACTGGGTGCCCGGGCCCTGCCGGTCACGCTCTTTTTCGACGCCGAAGGCCGGCAGGTCGGCAGCCATGTCGGGGAGCTGACCCGGGCGACGCTCGCCGTTCGCCTCCAGCGCCTGCGTGAAGCGGCGCGCGGTCCCCGGCCGCAGCGCTGA
- the rnr gene encoding ribonuclease R, which translates to MTRTSKSKSGGSRGRGTGSSAGKSGGPAGKAGTRTASGKGAPKAGPGARGAGGRTAKGTAPGGAATKKRTPAASGSAKAPWLPPVFPEAGRGGSAAKAARRGAAATRPASSAVADPYAEREQRRYENPIPSREAILTFLGAQGRLMQADDIAAGLGLTDPERFDALGKRLAAMLRDGQLHMNRRGGYGVADRLQLIAGRVLGKEDGFGFLRPDAGGDDVFLPPAQMRRVLHGDRAMVSVTGLDRRGRPEGVIVEILDRRAARLVGTYSEKAGIGTVAPDDTRIHMEVVIPADARGEARNGQLVVCEITEQPTGWRPPMGRVVAVLGDRLTASLVVQTAIHSHGIPDEWPAEVLCEAADTPQLVLATDHEGRVDLRQLPLVTIDGEDAKDFDDAVYCEPHRDGYILIVAIADVSHYVRPGSPLDEEARNRATSVYFPGYVVPMLPETLSNGICSLRPEVERLCMVCEMVVDGDGEVTKSRFYPGVMRSHARLTYTQVWQAVGEKDPAAIERLGPMLGPVRQLFRLYRLFAKRRTARGALDFESTEVSFRLAPSGEVVSMGAYERNDAHKLIEECMIAANVQAAKFLLKKKVPAPYRVHDRPPEGKFAELSEFLVEFGLSLPAHATVTPLDYANLLKKVRKRADATLLESVLLRSMSLAVYQPQNIGHFGLALDAYAHFTSPIRRYADLLVHRAIRHALAGGKATDYHYAAHDIATLSTHCSENARRAEEAERDVDERYKCAWMEKHVGSTFEGTISGVTSFGLFVELDESRVTGLVHVTQLPNDYYHFDPVRKMMTGERRRLGFRLGDRVKVLVLRASLEDRKIDFRLVEDTGPVVATRARKAKS; encoded by the coding sequence ATGACAAGAACCAGCAAGAGCAAGAGCGGCGGCAGTCGCGGCAGGGGCACCGGCAGTTCGGCAGGCAAGTCCGGCGGGCCTGCCGGAAAGGCCGGGACACGGACCGCGTCCGGCAAGGGCGCCCCGAAGGCAGGCCCGGGTGCGCGCGGCGCAGGCGGCAGGACGGCCAAGGGAACTGCCCCTGGCGGCGCGGCGACGAAGAAGCGGACCCCGGCTGCGTCGGGGTCGGCAAAGGCACCATGGTTGCCCCCGGTGTTTCCGGAAGCAGGTCGCGGCGGTTCCGCGGCCAAGGCCGCGCGCCGCGGCGCAGCGGCCACGCGTCCTGCGTCTTCCGCGGTCGCCGATCCGTACGCCGAGCGAGAGCAACGGCGTTACGAGAACCCGATCCCCAGTCGCGAGGCGATCCTGACCTTTCTCGGCGCGCAGGGTCGGCTGATGCAGGCCGACGACATCGCTGCCGGCCTGGGGCTGACCGATCCGGAACGCTTCGACGCCCTGGGCAAGCGCCTGGCGGCGATGCTGCGCGATGGCCAGTTGCACATGAACCGGCGCGGCGGCTACGGCGTCGCCGACCGCCTGCAACTGATCGCCGGCCGGGTGCTGGGCAAGGAAGACGGGTTCGGCTTCCTCAGGCCGGATGCCGGCGGCGACGACGTGTTCCTGCCACCGGCGCAGATGCGGCGCGTGCTGCACGGCGACCGGGCCATGGTCTCGGTCACCGGCCTGGACCGCCGGGGCCGCCCGGAAGGCGTCATCGTCGAGATCCTCGATCGCCGCGCGGCACGCCTGGTCGGCACCTACAGCGAAAAGGCCGGCATCGGCACGGTGGCGCCGGACGACACCCGCATCCACATGGAGGTGGTGATCCCCGCCGATGCCCGCGGCGAGGCCCGGAACGGCCAGCTGGTGGTCTGCGAGATCACCGAGCAGCCGACCGGCTGGCGGCCGCCGATGGGGCGCGTGGTGGCCGTCCTGGGCGACCGCCTGACCGCCTCCCTGGTGGTGCAGACCGCGATCCACAGCCACGGCATCCCCGACGAATGGCCCGCCGAGGTGTTGTGCGAGGCCGCCGACACCCCGCAGCTGGTGCTGGCCACCGACCACGAGGGTCGCGTCGACCTGCGCCAGCTGCCTCTGGTCACCATCGACGGCGAGGACGCCAAGGACTTCGACGACGCCGTCTACTGCGAGCCGCACCGGGATGGCTACATCCTGATCGTGGCGATCGCCGACGTCTCCCACTATGTCCGGCCGGGATCGCCGCTCGACGAGGAGGCACGCAACCGGGCGACCTCGGTGTACTTCCCCGGCTACGTGGTGCCGATGCTCCCGGAGACCCTGTCCAACGGCATCTGCTCGTTGCGTCCCGAGGTCGAGCGGCTGTGCATGGTCTGCGAGATGGTGGTCGACGGCGACGGCGAGGTGACCAAGTCGCGCTTCTACCCCGGTGTCATGCGTTCCCACGCACGGCTCACCTATACCCAGGTCTGGCAGGCGGTCGGCGAGAAGGATCCGGCCGCGATCGAACGGCTCGGTCCGATGCTGGGCCCGGTGCGGCAGCTGTTCCGGCTGTACCGGCTGTTCGCGAAGCGTCGGACGGCGCGAGGCGCGCTGGATTTCGAATCGACCGAGGTCAGCTTCCGGCTGGCGCCGTCCGGCGAGGTCGTGTCGATGGGCGCCTACGAGCGCAACGACGCCCACAAGCTGATCGAGGAATGCATGATCGCGGCCAACGTGCAGGCCGCGAAGTTCCTGCTGAAGAAGAAGGTGCCGGCCCCGTACCGCGTGCACGACCGGCCGCCGGAGGGCAAGTTCGCCGAGCTCAGCGAGTTTCTGGTCGAGTTCGGCCTTTCGCTGCCGGCACACGCGACGGTCACCCCGCTGGACTACGCCAACCTGCTCAAGAAGGTCCGCAAGCGCGCCGATGCCACGCTGTTGGAGTCGGTGCTGTTGCGCTCGATGAGCCTGGCCGTGTACCAGCCTCAGAACATCGGGCATTTCGGCCTGGCGCTGGACGCCTACGCGCACTTCACCTCGCCGATCAGGCGCTACGCCGACCTGCTGGTGCACCGGGCGATCCGGCACGCCCTGGCCGGCGGCAAGGCCACCGACTACCACTACGCGGCGCACGACATCGCCACCCTCTCGACGCACTGCTCGGAAAACGCGCGCCGCGCCGAGGAGGCCGAACGCGACGTCGACGAGCGCTACAAGTGCGCCTGGATGGAGAAGCACGTCGGCAGCACCTTCGAGGGCACGATCAGCGGCGTGACCAGCTTCGGCCTGTTCGTGGAGCTGGACGAATCCCGGGTCACCGGCCTGGTGCACGTCACCCAGCTGCCCAATGACTACTACCACTTCGATCCGGTGCGCAAGATGATGACCGGCGAGCGCCGGCGGCTCGGTTTCCGGCTGGGCGACCGGGTCAAGGTGCTGGTGCTGCGCGCCAGTCTCGAGGACCGCAAGATCGACTTCCGGCTGGTCGAGGACACCGGTCCGGTGGTGGCGACGCGGGCGCGCAAGGCGAAGTCGTGA
- the rlmB gene encoding 23S rRNA (guanosine(2251)-2'-O)-methyltransferase RlmB: MSGSDWIGGIHAVAALLDRDPAAVLELMLAREARNPRLDEIAAQARAAGIAVQRAPRSTLERLAAGLRHQDVLANVRTPAAVDERDLPDLVAAAGAQALLLVLDGVTDPHNLGACLRSAAAAGATAVVLPKDRSAPLNAAARKAAAGGAESVPLVRVTNLARAMEQLRRDGVWIVGLAGEAEQSLYQRDLTGPLALVLGAEGEGMRRLTREHCDFLVRIPIDAAMESLNVSVAAGICLFEARRQRG, encoded by the coding sequence GTGAGCGGCAGCGACTGGATCGGCGGCATCCATGCCGTCGCCGCGCTGCTGGACAGGGATCCGGCGGCGGTCCTGGAACTGATGTTGGCCCGCGAGGCGCGCAACCCGCGCCTGGACGAGATCGCCGCCCAGGCGCGCGCCGCCGGCATCGCCGTGCAGCGCGCACCGCGGTCCACCCTGGAGCGCCTTGCCGCCGGACTGCGCCACCAGGATGTGCTGGCCAACGTCCGCACACCTGCCGCCGTCGATGAGCGCGATCTGCCGGACCTGGTCGCGGCAGCCGGGGCGCAGGCGCTGCTGCTGGTGCTCGACGGTGTCACCGATCCGCACAACCTGGGCGCCTGCCTGCGCTCGGCCGCGGCCGCCGGTGCCACGGCCGTGGTCCTGCCCAAGGACCGCAGCGCGCCGCTGAACGCTGCTGCGCGCAAGGCCGCGGCCGGCGGCGCCGAGTCGGTGCCGCTGGTGCGCGTCACCAATCTCGCCAGGGCCATGGAACAGCTTCGCCGCGACGGCGTGTGGATCGTCGGACTGGCGGGCGAGGCCGAGCAGTCCCTCTACCAGCGCGATCTGACCGGCCCCCTGGCTCTGGTGCTCGGTGCCGAGGGCGAGGGCATGCGCAGACTGACCCGCGAACACTGCGATTTCCTGGTGCGCATCCCCATCGATGCCGCGATGGAGAGTCTCAATGTCTCGGTGGCCGCCGGCATCTGCCTGTTCGAGGCCCGCCGCCAGCGCGGCTGA
- a CDS encoding potassium/proton antiporter, translated as MEALDQANLILLAGAALVLAGIASSLLARRFGAPLLLVFLGLGMLLGEDGPGGIAFANYQATFLVGSLALSVILFDGGLRTRLSEVAGVLAPAATLATVGVVVTAGLTGLAAIPLLGLSPAEGLLLGAIVASTDAAAVFFLLRAGGLHLRKRVGATLEVESGSNDPVAVFLTLALTAWIASEGATSASGFLVNLVRQAGLGTVLGLAGGWLLAHALNRLDLPGGLHPLLALAGAVTVFALTAILGGSGFLAVYLAGLVVGNRPVRAYASVVAVQDAVTWLAQLLMFLVLGLLVTPSRLLDSLLPGLALAAFLMVVARPLAVALCLLPYRYSKRETAYISWVGLRGAVGIFLASIPMLVQLPGAELYFNVAFVVVLSSLLVQGWSLGWLAGRLDVALPRRDPPFRRVELDLPGQLEQEMVGYRVAPGSAVLRGAPVPAWARPSMVVRGGQVLEPGPALPLQAEDYAYYLAPPGSVSRLDWLFAAPEDARAAAHELIGVTSVRGSLHLRTLGRHFHVEIPGHLAELSLAELFAAHFDDAPHIGDRIEVGIATLVVQAMEDERVGRVGLLLGPPGELRLGLPPGMRGRKARRRDSGTPPTGA; from the coding sequence GTGGAAGCCCTGGACCAGGCCAACCTGATCCTGCTGGCCGGCGCCGCCCTGGTGCTGGCCGGCATCGCCTCGAGCCTGCTGGCCCGCAGGTTCGGCGCGCCTCTGCTGCTGGTGTTCCTGGGCCTGGGCATGCTGCTCGGCGAGGACGGCCCGGGCGGCATCGCCTTCGCCAACTACCAGGCGACCTTTCTGGTCGGTTCGCTGGCGCTGTCGGTGATTCTGTTCGACGGTGGACTGCGCACCCGACTGTCCGAGGTCGCCGGCGTCCTGGCGCCCGCGGCGACCCTGGCCACCGTCGGCGTGGTTGTCACCGCCGGCCTCACCGGACTTGCCGCGATCCCTCTGCTGGGACTGTCCCCCGCAGAAGGTCTGCTGCTGGGCGCGATCGTCGCATCCACCGACGCCGCCGCGGTGTTCTTCCTGCTGCGGGCGGGCGGGCTGCACCTGCGCAAGCGGGTCGGTGCGACCCTCGAGGTCGAATCGGGCAGCAACGACCCGGTTGCGGTGTTCCTCACCCTGGCCCTGACCGCCTGGATCGCCAGCGAGGGCGCGACCAGCGCCTCCGGGTTTCTGGTCAACCTGGTCCGGCAGGCGGGCCTGGGCACGGTCCTGGGACTGGCAGGCGGCTGGCTCCTGGCCCATGCGCTCAATCGTCTGGACCTGCCGGGGGGGCTGCATCCGCTGCTCGCCCTGGCTGGCGCCGTGACCGTGTTCGCGCTGACCGCGATCCTCGGCGGCAGTGGCTTCCTGGCCGTCTACCTGGCCGGCCTGGTGGTCGGCAACCGCCCGGTGCGCGCTTATGCCAGCGTGGTGGCGGTGCAGGACGCGGTGACCTGGCTGGCGCAGCTGCTGATGTTCCTGGTGCTGGGCCTGCTGGTGACCCCCAGCCGTCTGCTTGACTCCCTGCTGCCCGGGCTGGCGCTGGCGGCCTTTCTGATGGTCGTCGCGCGGCCGCTGGCGGTGGCCCTGTGCCTGCTGCCCTACCGGTACAGCAAGCGCGAAACCGCCTACATCTCCTGGGTCGGGCTGCGCGGGGCGGTGGGCATCTTCCTCGCCTCCATCCCGATGCTCGTGCAGTTGCCCGGCGCCGAGCTGTACTTCAACGTCGCGTTCGTGGTCGTGCTCAGCTCGCTGCTGGTTCAGGGCTGGAGCCTGGGCTGGCTGGCCGGACGCCTCGACGTGGCCCTGCCCCGCCGCGACCCGCCGTTCCGGCGCGTCGAACTGGACCTGCCCGGCCAGCTCGAGCAGGAGATGGTGGGCTACCGGGTTGCCCCCGGCAGCGCGGTGCTGCGTGGCGCGCCGGTCCCCGCGTGGGCGCGGCCAAGCATGGTGGTGCGCGGCGGCCAGGTGCTGGAACCGGGCCCCGCCTTGCCGCTGCAGGCCGAGGACTATGCCTACTATCTGGCGCCCCCGGGCAGCGTGAGCCGCCTGGACTGGCTGTTCGCCGCCCCCGAGGACGCCCGCGCCGCCGCCCACGAACTGATCGGCGTGACCAGCGTGCGTGGCAGCCTGCACCTGCGCACGCTGGGCCGGCATTTTCACGTCGAGATACCCGGGCACCTCGCCGAACTCAGCCTCGCCGAGCTGTTCGCCGCCCACTTCGACGATGCACCGCATATCGGCGACCGCATCGAGGTCGGCATCGCCACGCTCGTGGTCCAGGCGATGGAGGACGAGCGGGTCGGCCGGGTCGGGCTGCTCCTGGGTCCACCCGGCGAGCTGCGGCTGGGACTGCCGCCGGGCATGCGCGGCCGAAAGGCCCGCAGGCGCGACAGCGGTACGCCACCGACCGGCGCATGA
- a CDS encoding alpha/beta hydrolase codes for MVATAVTLIGIYGLLCLLLFLQQSSLIYMPQYTRARVSETDFELPRADGVILRGWLVAPDQPDVLLYFGGNAEQIGHLRADALALFPGHAVFLVAYRGYGASDGRPDEASLGADAIALYDHVRTRRPQARIAVVGRSLGSGVAAFLAGQRDVDRLVLVTPFDSMTEVAAHHYPWLPVRWLLRERYESARHLAGHSGPVLVVRAGRDSIVPAARTDALAAALPVPPRILDLPDADHNVDLRNPAILASLRAFLTR; via the coding sequence ATGGTCGCCACCGCCGTGACCTTGATCGGCATCTACGGGCTGCTCTGTCTGCTGTTGTTTCTGCAGCAGAGCAGTCTCATCTACATGCCCCAGTACACGCGGGCCCGGGTTTCCGAGACCGATTTCGAACTGCCGCGCGCGGACGGCGTGATCCTGCGCGGCTGGCTGGTGGCCCCGGACCAGCCCGATGTCCTGCTGTACTTCGGCGGCAATGCCGAGCAGATCGGTCACCTGCGCGCCGACGCCCTGGCGCTGTTCCCGGGGCATGCCGTCTTCCTGGTCGCCTATCGCGGCTACGGCGCCAGCGACGGACGCCCCGACGAAGCCAGCCTCGGCGCCGATGCGATCGCCTTGTACGACCATGTCCGGACCCGTCGTCCCCAGGCGCGCATCGCGGTGGTCGGGCGCAGCCTGGGCAGTGGTGTGGCCGCCTTCCTGGCCGGCCAACGCGATGTCGACAGGCTGGTCCTGGTGACGCCTTTCGACAGCATGACCGAGGTGGCTGCCCACCATTACCCGTGGCTGCCGGTCCGCTGGTTGCTCCGCGAGCGCTACGAATCGGCCAGGCACCTGGCCGGGCATTCCGGCCCGGTGCTGGTGGTGAGGGCCGGCCGGGACAGCATCGTGCCCGCTGCACGCACAGACGCCCTGGCCGCCGCGCTGCCGGTGCCGCCCCGCATCCTGGACCTGCCGGACGCGGACCACAACGTCGATCTGCGCAACCCGGCGATCCTGGCTTCGCTGCGTGCCTTCCTGACCCGGTAA
- a CDS encoding hemerythrin domain-containing protein, protein MTPKPRLDLYRGIHKALRKVFADTLVGVGALDVEDEAALAADLDAVEALLTLCRRHLEHENAFIHAALLRRRPVVALATAEDHDHHILQIDRLAAQVQRLRVTGPAARPPLADRLYDELADFVQDNLAHMRVEERDNNAALWALYSDVELADLHRDLVASIPPQEMIEVLRLMLPAFNPGERHALLADLQATLPPPVFEALVGSLTGCLAPQPWQRLLARLADPAAARAA, encoded by the coding sequence ATGACCCCCAAGCCCCGCCTCGACCTGTACCGCGGCATCCACAAGGCCCTGCGCAAGGTGTTCGCCGACACCCTGGTCGGCGTTGGCGCCCTCGATGTCGAGGACGAGGCCGCGCTCGCCGCCGATCTCGATGCCGTGGAGGCGCTGCTGACCCTCTGCCGCCGGCATCTCGAGCACGAGAACGCCTTCATCCACGCCGCCCTGCTGCGGCGCCGGCCGGTCGTGGCCCTGGCGACCGCGGAAGACCATGACCACCATATCCTGCAGATCGACCGGCTGGCCGCGCAGGTGCAGCGCCTGCGCGTGACCGGCCCGGCCGCCCGTCCGCCGCTTGCCGACCGGCTGTACGACGAACTGGCGGATTTCGTGCAGGACAACCTCGCCCACATGCGCGTCGAGGAACGCGACAACAACGCCGCACTTTGGGCCCTGTACAGCGATGTGGAGCTGGCCGACCTGCACCGGGACCTGGTTGCCTCGATCCCGCCGCAGGAGATGATCGAGGTGCTGCGCCTGATGCTGCCCGCCTTCAACCCCGGCGAGCGGCACGCGCTGCTTGCCGACCTCCAGGCCACCCTGCCGCCGCCCGTGTTCGAGGCCCTGGTCGGCAGCCTCACCGGCTGCCTGGCACCCCAGCCGTGGCAGCGGTTGCTGGCCCGCCTCGCCGATCCGGCCGCCGCCCGGGCGGCCTGA